In Cytobacillus oceanisediminis, the following proteins share a genomic window:
- a CDS encoding GNAT family N-acetyltransferase: protein MDMDLQLKQVTEKNFFDLINLKSEEDQEKKFQIFERFVGSNAFFIALASVNGWTCKAIYDRETLIGFATHGLDRDHDRYELVSLMLGHQFQRKGYGIPAIKLVIEEMKEMYACDEIYLSVIKENEPAILYEKVGFEPTGEIFQAFHPEPIYRLKV from the coding sequence ATGGACATGGACTTGCAGCTGAAACAAGTAACAGAGAAAAATTTTTTTGATCTCATTAATCTGAAATCAGAGGAAGATCAGGAAAAGAAGTTTCAAATTTTCGAAAGATTTGTCGGTTCCAATGCTTTTTTCATTGCACTGGCATCTGTAAATGGCTGGACATGCAAAGCCATATATGACAGGGAAACATTAATTGGCTTTGCAACTCATGGATTGGACAGGGATCATGACCGCTATGAACTTGTTAGCCTGATGCTCGGTCATCAATTTCAGAGGAAAGGGTACGGTATACCGGCTATTAAACTTGTGATAGAGGAAATGAAAGAGATGTATGCTTGTGATGAAATCTACCTATCAGTCATCAAGGAGAATGAGCCGGCTATTCTTTATGAGAAAGTTGGCTTTGAACCAACAGGTGAGATTTTTCAGGCCTTCCATCCTGAACCCATCTACAGGCTAAAAGTGTAA
- a CDS encoding endonuclease/exonuclease/phosphatase family protein: MKLLTLNCHSWQEDQQLEKIKILAEAIKENRYDVIALQEVSQHINAPLIDGHIREDNYALLLIEELRKIGVEDYVFKWDFSHIGYDIYEEGLAIMTRYEIEENHSFFITKNQDQKHWKTRKIVGIKLVHQDRPISFYSCHLGWWHDEEESYKFQVESLLAQVPKDESAILMGDFNSSAYVRNEGYDFLTGNGLYDTYELASRKDSGVTVKGKIAGWDDNNHDMRIDLILSAQPIHPKYSRVIFNGTHKPIISDHYGVEIEI; encoded by the coding sequence ATGAAATTATTAACTCTCAACTGCCACTCATGGCAGGAAGATCAGCAGCTGGAAAAAATTAAAATTCTTGCTGAGGCTATTAAAGAGAACCGCTATGATGTCATCGCTCTGCAGGAAGTCAGCCAGCATATCAATGCCCCTTTGATAGACGGCCATATCAGAGAAGATAATTATGCATTGCTGTTAATTGAAGAATTGAGAAAAATAGGTGTGGAAGATTACGTATTTAAATGGGATTTCTCACATATTGGCTATGATATATATGAAGAGGGTCTTGCAATCATGACCAGGTATGAAATAGAAGAAAATCATTCATTTTTCATTACAAAAAACCAAGACCAGAAACACTGGAAGACACGAAAAATAGTTGGTATTAAATTAGTTCATCAAGATAGGCCCATCTCCTTCTATTCTTGTCATCTCGGCTGGTGGCACGATGAAGAAGAATCCTATAAATTCCAGGTTGAATCTCTTCTTGCACAAGTACCAAAGGATGAATCCGCCATTTTAATGGGAGATTTCAACAGCTCGGCTTATGTCCGCAATGAAGGTTATGACTTTCTGACAGGCAATGGGCTCTACGACACTTATGAATTAGCTTCCAGGAAGGATTCGGGTGTTACTGTTAAAGGAAAGATTGCCGGCTGGGATGACAATAACCATGATATGCGGATTGATTTAATTCTTTCGGCTCAGCCTATCCATCCGAAATATTCACGGGTTATCTTTAACGGCACACACAAGCCCATCATTTCAGATCATTATGGTGTGGAAATTGAAATATAG
- a CDS encoding PTS transporter subunit IIBC, with the protein MKKLFSFDFWQKFGKALLVVVAVMPAAGIMISLGKLVGMTGTDIAFVQAIARVLEDIGWAIITNLHILFAVAIGGSWAKERAGGAFAALIAFILINRITGAIFGVKSDMLGNPEATVKSLFGQDLIVPDYFTSVLGAPALNMGVFVGIISGFLGANLFNKYYNYDKLPNSLSFFNGKRFVPFTVIGGSVAAAFVLSIVWPFIQGLLNDFGQWIATSRNTAPVIAPFVFGALERLLLPFGLHHMLTVPINYTELGGTYKILTGSNAGSTVAGQDPLWLAWIADLNNFLAAGDTESYKQLLNDVTPARFKVGQMILSAAALLGIALAMYRNVDPEKKKKYKSMFFSAGLAVFLTGVTEPIEFMFMFAAPLLYIVYAVMTGLAFAIVDIINIRVHSFGIIELITRTPMILKAGLWLDLVNFLIACLIFFGLNFGVANFMIRKFNFPTPGRNGNYIEEENTASSSDTSVKKNSLAPVLIELLGGKENIEDVDACMTRLRVTVKDTSSVAGEQDWKKNGALGLIVKDKGVQAIYGPKADVLKSDIQDLLGA; encoded by the coding sequence ATGAAAAAATTATTTTCTTTTGATTTCTGGCAAAAGTTTGGGAAAGCATTACTTGTTGTAGTGGCCGTAATGCCAGCTGCGGGTATTATGATTTCACTTGGCAAGCTTGTTGGCATGACGGGTACTGACATAGCATTTGTGCAAGCGATTGCACGAGTGCTGGAGGATATCGGATGGGCCATTATTACAAATCTTCATATCTTATTCGCAGTAGCAATTGGCGGTTCCTGGGCTAAGGAACGTGCAGGCGGAGCGTTTGCAGCTCTTATTGCTTTCATTCTGATTAATAGAATTACAGGCGCCATATTCGGAGTAAAGTCCGACATGTTAGGTAACCCTGAGGCCACGGTAAAATCCCTGTTTGGACAAGATCTCATTGTCCCGGACTATTTCACTTCTGTTTTAGGCGCACCAGCATTGAATATGGGAGTATTCGTCGGGATTATCTCAGGTTTTCTTGGCGCCAATTTATTTAACAAGTATTATAACTATGATAAATTGCCAAATTCACTTTCCTTTTTCAATGGAAAGCGCTTTGTGCCCTTCACTGTAATTGGCGGCTCTGTTGCAGCAGCGTTTGTCTTATCGATTGTTTGGCCATTTATTCAAGGATTATTAAATGATTTCGGACAATGGATTGCTACATCACGAAATACAGCACCAGTTATTGCTCCATTTGTTTTTGGCGCACTGGAACGATTGCTTCTTCCATTTGGACTGCATCATATGCTGACGGTCCCAATTAATTATACAGAGCTTGGCGGAACTTACAAAATCCTGACAGGCTCAAATGCAGGTTCAACGGTCGCTGGACAAGATCCGCTATGGCTTGCATGGATTGCCGACCTGAATAACTTTTTGGCTGCAGGAGATACAGAAAGCTATAAGCAGTTGCTGAATGACGTTACCCCTGCCCGCTTTAAAGTAGGCCAAATGATTCTGTCCGCTGCTGCCTTATTGGGAATTGCGCTTGCAATGTACCGCAATGTAGATCCTGAGAAAAAGAAGAAATACAAATCGATGTTCTTTTCTGCTGGTTTGGCAGTATTCTTAACTGGAGTAACTGAACCAATCGAATTTATGTTCATGTTTGCTGCTCCACTTCTTTATATCGTGTATGCAGTTATGACAGGTCTGGCATTTGCAATAGTTGATATCATTAATATCCGTGTCCATTCTTTTGGCATCATTGAATTGATTACAAGAACACCAATGATTTTAAAAGCTGGCTTATGGCTGGACCTTGTAAACTTTTTAATTGCCTGTCTTATATTCTTCGGATTAAACTTTGGTGTTGCCAATTTTATGATCAGAAAATTCAACTTCCCTACACCAGGACGTAATGGAAACTATATTGAAGAAGAAAATACTGCTTCATCTTCAGATACTTCAGTCAAGAAAAATTCACTAGCCCCTGTGTTAATTGAATTATTAGGCGGAAAAGAAAATATTGAAGATGTAGATGCCTGCATGACCCGCTTGCGTGTCACAGTAAAGGACACTTCATCAGTTGCTGGTGAACAGGACTGGAAGAAGAATGGAGCTTTAGGTCTTATCGTTAAGGACAAAGGCGTTCAGGCAATTTATGGACCAAAAGCAGATGTCCTTAAATCTGATATACAAGACCTGCTGGGAGCTTAA
- a CDS encoding aldehyde dehydrogenase family protein, translated as MQQSQSIANNLISEEISKSFINGVWTEGKSGRIYEILNPYDCSVVTTVKLATKGQLAETFEIASSAQKKWAASTVEERREVLSKAAAYLKENREEITAIIQRETGSTILKSHIELHLAIEFLEESIKYADEVNKGREVAGSDEKLNHIHRLPLGVIASISPFNFPLNLSMRTIAPAIALGNSVVHKPDVQVALSGGSIIAKAFEHAGLPKGVLNIVLTDINEIGDSMLTNPHSKLISFTGSSAVGRHIGAIAGRNLKRVALELGGNSPLIVLSDANVDQAVNAAIFGKFIHQGQICMIVNRIIVHKDIYNDFTEKFIDRAKSLPYGDPSDPNTVIGPLINERQLEKAIQYIETAKQEGATLALEGQRIGNVITPFVFTDVDNSSKLAQTELFAPIATIIKADSDEHAIEMANDTEYGLSSSIFTSDLARGEELALKIDSGMTHVNDQTVNDAPHIPFGGNKASGLGRFGNPWVVEEFTVTKWVSVQTKDRHYPF; from the coding sequence ATGCAGCAATCACAAAGTATTGCAAACAACCTCATCAGTGAAGAGATTAGCAAAAGCTTTATTAACGGAGTATGGACTGAAGGAAAAAGCGGGAGAATCTATGAAATTTTGAATCCTTATGACTGCAGTGTCGTCACCACCGTGAAGCTGGCGACAAAAGGTCAGCTGGCTGAAACTTTCGAAATTGCCAGCAGTGCCCAAAAGAAATGGGCTGCCTCTACTGTTGAGGAAAGAAGAGAGGTCCTTTCAAAGGCGGCGGCCTATTTAAAAGAAAACCGAGAAGAAATTACGGCAATTATTCAAAGAGAAACTGGCAGTACTATACTTAAGAGCCATATTGAATTGCATCTTGCCATCGAGTTCCTTGAAGAATCTATTAAATACGCTGATGAAGTTAATAAGGGAAGAGAAGTAGCAGGATCAGATGAAAAGCTTAACCACATCCATCGCTTACCATTAGGGGTCATTGCCTCAATTTCCCCGTTTAACTTTCCATTGAATCTCTCAATGAGAACTATTGCACCTGCCATCGCTCTAGGCAATAGTGTTGTTCATAAGCCTGATGTTCAAGTTGCCCTTTCTGGCGGTTCGATTATAGCCAAAGCTTTTGAACACGCGGGGCTGCCAAAAGGTGTTCTTAACATCGTCTTAACTGATATTAATGAAATCGGAGACAGTATGCTGACTAATCCGCATTCAAAACTAATAAGTTTTACTGGATCCTCTGCTGTAGGCCGTCATATCGGAGCTATTGCTGGGCGAAATTTGAAAAGAGTCGCTTTGGAGCTGGGAGGCAACAGCCCGCTGATTGTCCTTTCCGACGCAAATGTCGATCAGGCAGTGAATGCTGCAATATTCGGCAAGTTCATCCACCAGGGCCAAATATGTATGATTGTAAACCGGATCATCGTCCATAAAGACATATACAATGATTTTACAGAAAAATTTATTGACCGAGCGAAGTCACTGCCATATGGAGATCCAAGCGACCCTAATACTGTGATAGGTCCTCTTATTAACGAACGCCAATTGGAAAAGGCTATTCAGTATATTGAAACAGCAAAGCAAGAAGGCGCGACACTAGCTTTAGAAGGCCAGAGGATCGGCAATGTTATTACACCTTTTGTTTTTACTGATGTGGATAATTCCAGCAAACTGGCACAGACTGAATTATTTGCCCCTATTGCCACCATTATTAAAGCTGATTCAGACGAACATGCTATTGAAATGGCCAATGATACAGAATATGGTTTAAGCTCTTCTATCTTTACAAGCGATCTTGCTCGAGGAGAAGAATTAGCTCTAAAAATTGATAGTGGAATGACTCATGTGAATGATCAAACTGTAAATGACGCACCCCATATTCCATTTGGAGGAAATAAGGCAAGCGGATTAGGAAGGTTTGGAAATCCATGGGTTGTTGAGGAATTTACCGTCACCAAATGGGTATCGGTACAAACTAAAGACAGACACTATCCATTTTAA
- a CDS encoding amidohydrolase family protein yields the protein MYDFHTHFIPQEVLDWVKDNQTAVKAEWVKKSPDKDEFLIVNNKWGFELKPAFYHYDLYSKNQFNAGVTHSMISPIPQLFMYDFPQEITAEISKVYNQTLATLASSAPEKTSALATVPLNNPEMAADELERAINLGLKGAIIGPGLSGRMLSDEFFKPFFETANRKKAILFIHPLLSEDPRLKTKMMPNLIGVPWETTVCATDILLSGMIDKYPDIKILFAHGGGFLPYQIGRLDKGYEQWDQVSSNLNAPPSQYIKRFWFDTVLWNPAGLDFLVKTVGENRVVPGSDYPFDLCENPPIYKNTKGASSLLEPITSSI from the coding sequence ATGTACGATTTTCATACACACTTTATTCCACAGGAGGTGCTTGACTGGGTAAAAGACAATCAAACTGCAGTAAAAGCAGAGTGGGTTAAAAAATCACCTGATAAAGATGAATTTTTAATAGTCAATAATAAATGGGGCTTTGAATTAAAGCCCGCTTTTTATCACTATGATTTATATAGCAAAAATCAATTTAATGCCGGTGTAACTCACTCTATGATTTCCCCCATCCCCCAGTTATTTATGTATGACTTTCCTCAAGAAATTACAGCAGAGATTTCTAAGGTATATAATCAAACATTAGCTACTTTGGCATCCTCAGCACCAGAAAAAACATCTGCTCTTGCAACAGTGCCACTGAACAACCCTGAGATGGCAGCTGATGAATTGGAAAGAGCAATAAACCTGGGGCTAAAAGGTGCAATTATAGGACCTGGGCTTTCAGGGAGAATGCTTTCAGATGAATTTTTCAAACCTTTTTTTGAAACAGCAAACAGGAAAAAAGCCATTCTCTTTATTCACCCGCTATTAAGTGAAGATCCTCGCCTAAAAACAAAAATGATGCCAAATTTAATTGGAGTTCCTTGGGAAACAACCGTTTGTGCAACGGATATTTTACTGAGCGGAATGATTGATAAATATCCTGATATAAAGATTTTGTTTGCTCATGGCGGAGGCTTCCTTCCTTACCAGATTGGACGGCTTGATAAAGGCTATGAACAATGGGATCAGGTATCCTCAAACTTGAATGCGCCTCCATCCCAATATATAAAACGATTTTGGTTTGATACAGTTTTGTGGAACCCTGCAGGATTGGATTTCTTGGTAAAAACAGTTGGAGAGAATAGAGTTGTTCCTGGATCAGATTACCCTTTTGACTTATGTGAAAACCCTCCAATTTATAAGAACACCAAAGGGGCGTCATCTTTACTGGAACCTATCACAAGTTCCATTTAA
- a CDS encoding IclR family transcriptional regulator, whose protein sequence is MALKTNEESHLSSVKNALRILRCFSMDEPEKKISDISASLGLNKSTVSRTMATLASEGFVFKDPESKRYRLGLSILSLGGIVNSQMDIYRESQPVLNKIVQELGETAHISVLDNNEVIYLQKVECNHPVRFLTHVGRRNPLYCTSSGKALLAHAKEDVFNAVLEKGLEQHTKTTITESEMLKSHLKQIREQGYSWSNEEYLEGVNSIAAPIYDYKGRVIAALAIVGPKQRIQQSKIKSYSKRVINAANEISSRMGYWK, encoded by the coding sequence ATGGCTTTAAAGACAAATGAGGAAAGTCATCTTTCGTCTGTAAAAAATGCATTACGTATATTGAGATGCTTTTCTATGGACGAACCAGAAAAAAAAATCAGCGACATTTCAGCATCACTTGGCTTAAATAAAAGCACGGTCAGCCGAACGATGGCTACATTGGCCAGTGAAGGATTCGTTTTTAAAGATCCTGAAAGCAAAAGGTACCGTTTGGGGCTTTCCATACTCTCCCTTGGAGGCATCGTAAACAGCCAAATGGATATCTATAGGGAGTCCCAGCCTGTTTTAAATAAAATCGTACAGGAGTTGGGCGAGACCGCCCATATTTCGGTTTTAGACAACAATGAAGTCATTTATTTGCAAAAGGTTGAATGCAATCACCCAGTCAGATTTCTGACACATGTCGGCAGAAGAAATCCCCTCTATTGCACAAGCTCAGGGAAGGCACTGCTTGCCCATGCTAAAGAGGATGTTTTCAATGCAGTCCTTGAAAAAGGGCTCGAACAGCATACTAAAACTACCATTACTGAATCTGAAATGCTTAAATCTCACTTAAAGCAAATTAGAGAACAAGGTTATTCCTGGAGCAACGAAGAGTATCTTGAAGGAGTAAATTCTATAGCAGCACCAATCTATGATTATAAGGGCAGAGTCATTGCGGCTTTAGCGATTGTAGGCCCAAAACAAAGAATTCAGCAGAGCAAGATAAAGAGTTATTCAAAAAGGGTCATCAATGCTGCCAATGAAATATCGAGCAGAATGGGATATTGGAAATAA
- a CDS encoding aldehyde dehydrogenase has translation MQTEAKIKAINCQHFINGQFVDSKNQKTFENINPATEEVLGTVAEGGKEEVDYAVAAARRALKGPWKNTTLQERSKILRRIGDLILERQEELAHLESLDTGKPFSLANSIDIPRAAYNFHFYADYITSIGTEAYQQDQQALHYAYRRPVGVVGIIKPWNLPLLLLTWKLAPCLGMGNTAVIKPAEWTPMTATVLMEICKEAGVPDGVVNLVHGFGPNSAGGAISEHPDIDAISFIGEPGTGSAIMKSAADSLKKLSYELGGKNPNIIFADADLDEVIETTIKSSFVNQGEVCLCGSRIYVERPIYSEFVSRFAERVKALKVGHPLDDDTNVGALVSKEHYDRVMGYVEIAKNDGGTIVTGGKRPEGLEKGYYLEPTIITDLSRNSRCIREEIFGPVVTVTPFDMEEEVVMQANDTHYGLSATIWTSNLKRAHRVSHQIEAGIIWVNTWFLRDLRTPFGGMKNSGIGRTGGMHSIDFYSELSNITIKL, from the coding sequence TTGCAAACAGAAGCGAAAATTAAAGCTATTAATTGTCAGCATTTTATTAATGGACAGTTTGTCGATTCTAAAAATCAAAAAACATTTGAAAATATTAACCCTGCAACGGAAGAAGTTCTGGGTACAGTCGCAGAAGGCGGTAAGGAAGAAGTGGATTATGCTGTAGCAGCAGCAAGAAGAGCATTAAAAGGCCCTTGGAAAAATACGACTCTGCAAGAGCGTTCAAAAATCCTTCGCCGAATTGGAGATCTGATTCTTGAAAGGCAGGAGGAGCTGGCACATTTGGAATCCCTGGATACGGGAAAACCTTTTTCCCTTGCAAATAGCATTGATATACCAAGGGCAGCTTACAATTTCCATTTTTATGCTGATTATATTACCTCTATCGGAACGGAAGCTTATCAGCAGGATCAGCAGGCACTGCATTATGCGTACCGCCGTCCAGTAGGTGTTGTTGGAATTATTAAGCCATGGAATCTGCCATTATTATTGCTTACCTGGAAATTGGCCCCATGCTTAGGCATGGGAAATACAGCTGTCATAAAGCCTGCAGAGTGGACACCTATGACAGCTACAGTATTAATGGAGATTTGTAAAGAAGCGGGTGTTCCTGATGGAGTGGTTAATCTTGTTCACGGGTTTGGACCTAATTCTGCAGGTGGCGCCATATCTGAACATCCTGATATTGATGCCATTTCTTTTATCGGAGAGCCTGGAACAGGTTCAGCTATTATGAAGTCGGCAGCTGATTCATTGAAAAAACTTTCATATGAGCTTGGCGGCAAAAATCCTAATATCATTTTTGCTGATGCAGACTTGGATGAAGTAATTGAAACGACCATTAAATCCAGCTTTGTTAATCAAGGGGAAGTTTGCCTTTGCGGATCACGTATATACGTAGAACGCCCAATCTATAGTGAATTTGTCAGCAGATTTGCTGAGAGGGTTAAAGCACTCAAAGTTGGCCACCCATTGGATGATGATACAAATGTTGGGGCACTGGTCAGCAAAGAACACTATGATCGTGTCATGGGATATGTTGAAATAGCAAAAAACGATGGGGGAACCATTGTAACAGGTGGTAAGCGTCCAGAAGGGCTTGAAAAAGGATACTATCTTGAGCCTACCATTATTACAGACTTAAGCCGCAATTCCCGCTGTATCCGTGAAGAAATCTTTGGGCCTGTTGTAACAGTCACCCCATTTGATATGGAGGAAGAAGTGGTTATGCAGGCAAATGATACACACTATGGGTTAAGCGCAACGATTTGGACCAGCAATTTAAAGCGTGCCCACCGTGTTTCCCATCAAATTGAAGCAGGAATTATCTGGGTGAACACTTGGTTCCTGCGTGATTTGAGAACCCCATTTGGAGGAATGAAAAATAGCGGTATTGGAAGAACAGGCGGCATGCACAGCATTGATTTCTACTCCGAATTATCCAATATAACCATTAAATTGTAG
- a CDS encoding 2-keto-4-pentenoate hydratase has protein sequence MGANIKQYAAQLAEAEFSGTGVLPITSDNAGLTIEEAYQIQLENIKRKVESGQKIVGKKIGLTSLAMQRLLGVDEPDYGHLLDSMVVENGGAVSIEKVLQPKVEAEIAFVLKKELKGPNVTALDVIQATDYVVPALEIVDSRIKDWKIKLPDTIADNASSGFYVLGGKPARLSVIDLKLIGMVLTKNGEVANTGVGAAALGNPINCVAWLANRLADFDISLKKGEVILSGALSAAVEAQAGDSFTARFAHIGQVSVHF, from the coding sequence ATGGGTGCAAATATAAAACAATATGCTGCTCAGCTTGCAGAGGCAGAGTTTTCCGGTACTGGGGTCTTGCCAATCACTTCCGATAACGCTGGGCTTACTATAGAAGAGGCTTATCAAATTCAACTCGAAAATATTAAGCGTAAAGTTGAGAGCGGCCAAAAAATTGTCGGCAAAAAAATTGGTTTGACTTCCCTTGCTATGCAGCGGCTGCTGGGTGTGGATGAACCCGACTACGGGCATTTGCTTGATAGCATGGTTGTTGAGAATGGTGGAGCAGTTTCAATCGAGAAGGTTCTTCAGCCTAAAGTGGAGGCGGAAATTGCATTTGTATTAAAAAAGGAATTAAAGGGACCAAATGTCACAGCTTTAGATGTAATCCAGGCAACAGATTACGTAGTTCCTGCATTAGAGATTGTTGATAGCAGAATCAAAGATTGGAAGATTAAACTTCCTGACACCATTGCAGATAATGCTTCTTCCGGTTTCTATGTTTTAGGAGGAAAGCCAGCGAGGCTTTCTGTGATAGACCTAAAATTAATCGGAATGGTATTGACGAAAAATGGGGAGGTTGCCAATACAGGTGTTGGTGCGGCGGCATTAGGCAATCCGATCAATTGCGTAGCATGGCTTGCAAATAGATTAGCAGATTTTGATATTTCCCTTAAAAAGGGTGAAGTAATTCTATCAGGTGCCCTTTCTGCAGCTGTTGAAGCTCAGGCAGGAGATTCCTTTACAGCACGGTTTGCTCATATTGGCCAAGTAAGTGTACATTTTTAA
- a CDS encoding acetaldehyde dehydrogenase (acetylating) gives MGKVKVAVLGSGNIGTDLMLKLHRSEVLELTTVIGIDPESDGLKKARELGYKTIDNGIKGFLERPELADIVFDATSAKAHIRHAKLLREAGKQVLDLTPAAVGPFVVPPVNISEHLDANNINLITCGGQATIPMVHAINRVQPVEYAEIVATISSKSAGPGTRANIDEFTQTTSRGIEKIGGAKKGKAIIILNPAEPPILMRDTVHVLVDGEKVKEEEIIASIKEMEKQVQSYVPGYRLRQEPIFDGNKVTVFLEVEGAGDYLPKYSGNLDIMTAASVKVAEEWAKNKINKVTV, from the coding sequence ATGGGAAAGGTTAAAGTTGCTGTATTGGGTTCCGGTAATATAGGGACAGATCTAATGTTAAAGCTCCATCGTTCTGAAGTGCTTGAACTCACGACAGTTATCGGAATTGACCCTGAGTCTGATGGGTTGAAAAAAGCAAGGGAGCTTGGGTATAAAACCATTGATAATGGAATAAAAGGATTCCTTGAAAGACCGGAATTAGCAGACATCGTATTTGATGCCACTTCTGCAAAAGCGCATATCAGACATGCAAAGCTATTAAGAGAAGCTGGGAAGCAGGTTCTGGATTTAACACCGGCGGCAGTCGGCCCATTTGTGGTACCTCCTGTAAACATTTCGGAGCATTTGGACGCAAATAATATCAATCTAATAACATGCGGAGGACAGGCGACAATTCCAATGGTTCATGCCATTAATAGAGTGCAGCCTGTAGAGTATGCAGAAATTGTTGCCACGATCTCTTCAAAAAGTGCAGGTCCCGGAACAAGGGCAAATATCGATGAATTTACACAGACTACTTCCAGAGGAATTGAAAAAATCGGCGGGGCAAAAAAGGGGAAAGCAATTATCATATTAAATCCTGCAGAACCTCCGATTTTAATGAGAGATACCGTTCATGTATTAGTTGATGGAGAAAAAGTTAAAGAAGAAGAGATTATTGCTTCAATTAAAGAAATGGAAAAGCAGGTTCAGTCATATGTTCCAGGTTATCGCTTGAGACAGGAGCCAATTTTTGACGGCAATAAGGTAACCGTTTTTCTGGAGGTGGAAGGCGCAGGGGATTATTTGCCGAAATATTCCGGAAACCTTGATATCATGACAGCTGCATCCGTAAAAGTGGCTGAAGAGTGGGCAAAGAATAAAATCAACAAGGTAACTGTCTAA
- the dmpG gene encoding 4-hydroxy-2-oxovalerate aldolase, with protein MTLNRDILITEVALRDGSHAVGHQFTVEQVTQVARGLDEANVPYIEVTHGDGLGGSSLQYGLSLTNEMELIEAAAASVTNSKIAVLLLPGIGTMPELKEAARLGAKMARIATHVTEADVSPQHIALAKDLGMETVGFLMMSHMAPTEKLVEQAKLMESYGADTVYVVDSAGALLPHQVTERISAMKNSLSVNIGFHGHNNLSLAMGNTLAAIEAGATRIDGSIRCLGAGAGNAQTEVLVAVLDRLGIKTGVDIYKMMDIAENLVAQILQKPQEITKDSLVLGYAGVYSSFLLHAQRAAARFGIDSRDILIELGKRNVVGGQEDMIIDVAAEISKKKIGAGA; from the coding sequence ATGACTCTAAACAGAGATATTCTAATAACAGAGGTGGCATTGCGTGACGGGAGCCATGCAGTAGGACACCAATTTACAGTTGAACAAGTAACACAAGTAGCCCGTGGATTGGATGAAGCAAATGTCCCTTACATTGAAGTGACCCATGGCGACGGTTTAGGCGGTTCTTCTTTACAATATGGGTTATCGCTGACGAATGAAATGGAGTTAATTGAAGCGGCTGCAGCTTCGGTAACAAATTCTAAAATAGCTGTATTGCTATTGCCTGGTATTGGTACAATGCCGGAGTTAAAAGAAGCTGCCCGTTTAGGCGCAAAGATGGCCAGAATTGCCACCCATGTTACGGAAGCAGATGTTTCACCGCAGCATATTGCATTGGCAAAAGATTTGGGAATGGAAACGGTAGGATTTTTAATGATGTCCCACATGGCGCCAACAGAAAAGCTGGTTGAACAGGCAAAGCTGATGGAAAGCTATGGAGCAGATACAGTATATGTAGTGGATTCTGCAGGTGCCTTGCTGCCGCATCAAGTGACAGAAAGAATTTCTGCAATGAAAAACAGCCTATCGGTCAATATTGGATTTCACGGCCATAATAACCTGTCTTTAGCAATGGGAAATACTCTTGCTGCTATTGAAGCAGGGGCCACAAGGATAGACGGAAGCATTCGCTGTCTTGGCGCAGGGGCAGGAAATGCCCAGACTGAAGTGCTTGTTGCTGTATTAGACCGTCTTGGAATCAAAACTGGTGTGGATATTTATAAAATGATGGATATTGCAGAAAACTTGGTAGCTCAAATTTTACAAAAACCTCAAGAAATAACAAAGGATAGCCTGGTTCTTGGTTATGCAGGTGTCTATTCCAGCTTTCTGCTGCATGCACAGCGTGCCGCAGCAAGATTTGGAATCGATTCACGAGATATATTAATAGAACTTGGAAAAAGAAATGTTGTTGGTGGCCAGGAAGATATGATTATTGATGTGGCAGCAGAGATATCAAAGAAAAAAATTGGTGCCGGCGCCTGA